TTCTGTGGAAGCTCTGACTCCGTCCTGGAGCCGCCCCGACCCAGCTCCCGGGCAGGCAGGGACCCTGAGTTCCGTGGGGCTGGGTCTTGTGGCTCCCCTCgtccctgcttctccttctcctctccccagaGTCTCCTCAATGATCAGActtccttttatcatttttttctttgggggctggtggtgggGGATGATGTAGGTCagggctcactctgtagcccaggctggcctctgacttgtcatcttcctgcctcagcctcaggaattctgggatcacaggcatgcagcaCCTGAGGACAGGATCTTTGTTCCCATGCAGACCCTGTTCTCAAGGGAACACCAAATAAAGACGCAAGACCTGGGGGCTGGAGGAAACCTCAGCTGGTGCCTGGGTAAGCACGACAAACCCGTGCGGCGCatgctcactgaccagccagcctgacCAACAAGCTCTGGGCCctgtgagagactctgtcccCAAAACAAGGTAGATAAACCACGTGTgttggctcacgcctttaatcccagagacaggcaaatctcagtgagttcgaggccagactgggctacatagcaagttccaggctagccagggctacacagtgaaaccctgtctcagaaacaaacaaagcaaaagaaacaaaaaactaagtgtGACTGAAGTGACAcctaaagttgacctctggcctccatatgcgcgcgcacacacacacacacacacacacacacacacacacacacacaaaggtggatggtgcctgagaaaGATACCTCAGGTTAACCTCTGGccgccacacacacatatgcattcacgcatgcgtgtgcgcgcgcgcgcgcgcgcgcacacacacacgtatgtacactctgcacacacatgcacattaaaaTGATAAGGAGACAACATGGGGAACTTAGTTCAATAATTCCCACGTTGAAGCTCGAAAAGAGCCAAGCCTCAGAGGAACTGCTCTCTTTGGCACATTGAAACCTGACAAtcagcccattttacagatgggaagcTGAAGTACAGAGATGTCCAGTACTCGCTCTAAATTACACAGTGGCCGAGTGTCCCCACCCCCACGGGGGTGACTTAGACTCTGAGCTTGTGATCTGAGTTCACTCTCTCAAATCTGTCAGGGTGTTATCCCAGCCATGGGGCCACCTCTCCCGGTGACCCCTTCCTGACCTCTTGGCCAAACTTGACAGGACTCACTCAGCCCTGTACTCTACGGGAcctccatcacttccttcctccacctcctggaCTGGGGTCTCCCTGTTCATTTTGGTCCCCATAGGCCATTTGTACCCCACAAGCAGCCAGAGGGACCCCGTGAACACCAGCATCCCAGCATGCTCCCAACTGTGCCTGGTGCCAGAGTTAGGAAAGGGAGAAAGCCCTCCCTGGGGTgagccggggtggggtggggactgtCTCACCGTTTCATGTTCTCTTTGGCTACTCCTTGGACGTAAACGGACATTCCAACATTGAGGCCACCTGGGATGGGCCTCTTGTAGGGCAGAGTCTGAAGAAGGAGCCAGTTCAAGAGCCTCAGAGGCCGCCTGCCTGTCACAGCCCTTCCCCGTCACCCCAAAGACCCCCAGTCCCTTAAGCAAGGGGGATGAAACTaggggtgaggggctggagatgtggctccgtagaagaatgcttgcccagcatggcaaaggggggtggggggcacgggGTTTGGGGAAGAGCAGGTGTGGGCTCAGGTGGGCATCTCACCGGGTTGTAGGTGGGCTGGTAGCCTGGTGCTGGGACAAATGCCATCTTGAGGGTCTGAGCTGACAGCTTGTCCTGACAGAAGTGAGGGACTGTGGGGCGGTGGCCGGCTGCAGGTGGCCCTTATACCAGAGGGAGTGGCTGCGGGAGAGTTCACGAAGTCTCTGGTGGGGATCTCTAGGGCACACCCTGGCCTCCCGGCCTGGGGGGATGCTGCCCCTCCGAGGTCCCCCACTAGGAGGAAGTGTTCCAGGACTTTGACCTCACACAGCTTTATCAGAACCATAAAACCCTGCCTTGGGGACTGTTGGCTGAGGGAAGGGGAGACCAGCTGGGCGGGGCAGGGGCTGGGCCACAGCAATACCTGGACAGGTGGCCAGCAGAAGCAAGCCAGAATGGCGGGGGAATGCCGTGTACCTCCTGACCCTGCACACTCCAAGACAGGGCCTTAGAGCACGCACAGCTGGGGCCACAGGTTCTGGGATCCAGTTCCACCCTTGCCCATTCCGGAGCCGGCACCTCACTCTGTTTGCCCATTTGTCAAGTGGAGGAAATGACAGCATCCACCTTTGAATCCTTGGAATGAACAGCAGACAGTGGTTGGACTGGGGACCCAGGCAGGAGAATGGCTGCAAGTCTCAGGTTAGCTCAGGcggcagaatgcttgcctggcctgCAGGAAACCCTGGGGTTCATATCCAGCCCTACATAAACAGAGTGCGGCAGCGATCCATGCCGGCATCCAAGCACCCGTGAGCAGGATGGTCCAGGgggatcaaggtcatccttcactacacagtgaattcaaggccaggcggGGCTAGGCgagatcctgtcccaaacaaatgaaaacccagCAACAAAGCCCAGTGTGgtgtctgtaatcctggcactcagaaagcagaggcaggagaattacttgCAAGCTcaggggcagcctggtctacagagcaagactctacctaaaaaataaaaataaataaataaataaataaaaattaaaaaatctggtcatggtggtgcatgcctttaatcccagcactcaggaggcagaggcaggtggatgcctGTGAGTTATAGACCTGGTCTGTATAGTCATTTCTGGGATgaccaaggctatgtagagacaCCTTGTgtcagagagggagggggagggggagggagaggaggaggggaggggagggagaggaggaggggagagggagggggagagggagggggaggaggaagggaggaaggaaggaagaaagggagggagggaggaagggaggaaggaaggaaagaaggaaggaagaaaagaatattcaCAGCAGGAGACAGCAGACAGGatgctcatgtctgtaatctaaACActaaggaggttgaggcaggaagattgctaggagttcaaggacatccgacagtggtggggtgggggtgaggaaacATTGGCCTGGTTGCACAGGCCTGTGTAATCAAccccagctgctcaggaggctgaagcttGAGGAACAAAAATCCAAACCCTGCCTCTCTCAAAAGAAGAcatgctgagcatggtggcacacccctgtaatctcagtgcttgggaggtgaaggcaaagagtcaggagttcgaggccagcttgggatccatgagatcctgtcttcaaatAAGAAAGGAGGacactgaggaggtggctcagtcggTGGCGTTCTTCCCACTCGGCTCGGAGGGCTTGAGTACAGCCCAGGGGCCAGCACACAAAATGGACTTCccgcactggagaggcagaaaccGGTCCTAGATCCCCGGGGCTCGCCGCATAGCCAGCCTAGCATGATCGGCGGCTGggtaaaggggctggagagacggctaaGAGagcttgctcttgcagaggacctgggtttggttcccagcacccacatcgggtggctcacaaccagctgtcacttcagctccaggaaccatacgctctcttctggcctctgacggCACCCGTGATCTACATATGggcctggctaattttatgtcgacttgacacaaaCTACTGTTGTCTGGGAGGCGGGGAAACTCAGTTGAAAAAATTCCTCAGTTAGACAGGGCTGTAGGCAGACAAGTGtgtagggtgttttcttaatcagtgactgatggaggagcGCCAGcccatgtgggtggtgccatccctgggctggtggtcctgggttctgtaagaaagcaggctgaacaaaccatggggaagaagccagtaagcagcccccctccgtggcctctgcatcagctcctgcctccaggctcctgccctgcttgagttcctgtcctgacttcctttgatgatgaactattatatggaactgtgagtgaaataagcGCTTTCCTCCTCGCTTTACTTTCGGGCATCGTGTTTTGTTGAAGACACGCATGCAGGAGAAATGTTTAtacataaatgaattaaaaagacTTTTCAAAAGCCAAGcaaagccagggctggagagggggctcagCAGTGAAGACCCCATAGCCTGGGttagagtcccagcacccacgtgaccactcacaaccatccacaacctcagtcccagcacccacgtgatgaTGACTTACAACCACCCATAACCTCAGTCccagggacccaacacccttttctggcacCCGTGGGTGATACATGcatgtgctgcacatacatacaggcaaaacacgcatacataaaataaaataaaaaagcaaaaaccaagctgggcagtggtagtacatgcctttaatcccagcatcaggaggcagaggcaggtggatctgtgaattcaagaccagcctggtctacaaagtgagtaccaggacagccagggctacacagagaaaccctgtcttggggaaaacaaacaaataaacaaaaacaaggctgAGGGGTCCTGAGGAATACCACCAAAGGTggaggcacacatgcagacattcagacaaaacccaaagtaaaattaaaatggaaattaaaaagtaaagagaggactggagctggagctcagagGTGGGACCCTTGTCTGGTAGTgtggggccctgggttccaaccccAGCCACACAAGGAGGAAGAAAGTGAGGGGAGGGGCTAAGTTAATAAATGCCTATAACGTGACTCGGCACACAGAAGACAGAGTAAATGTTTAGCCTTACACTCATTCCAAACATAATTGCAGAAGGCCAAGATTATTCATGGATAAGAAAacccaaagtttaaaaaaaatgcaactggGCAGATGTGctaatgcacacctgtaatgggagtgcaaggtcattctcaactacacagtgagttcccagCCAGACTTGTCCACAGGACACtgtgtctaaaaataaaataaaataaaaagcctgcgaggttggctcagcaggtaaaggcactggccaTCATGTTCAATTCatggacccatgtggtggaaacagagaaccaacttccttacaaatacacatacaagtaaataacaaaagcaacatttaaaaaaagatgtttaggggttggggatttagctcagtggcagagcgcttgcctagcaagcacaaagccctgggttcgatcctcagctcaggaaaaaaaaaagaaaaaaaaagatgtttattcatgtatttatacacacacacacacacacacacacacacacacacacacacacacacacacacacacgctgtctCCTTgtacaccagaagaaggaatctgatctcaatacagatggttgggagccaccatgtggttgctgggaattgaactcaggacctctggaagaacagccagtgctcttaacctctgagccacctctccaagccccaaatcaatatttttttaaagggacggagagatggctcagtagttaagagcatctgctgccaagaaagaaaaagaaaggagaaagaaatgaggcTGAGGACTGTAACCAGGAGCTCAGGCCAACAACACCAGGTCTACTGTGCTGTGCCACACCTGACTGGGGGCAGGCACAGGGAACAGGTGTGGCCTCAGCCTTCTGCGGCCCCAGTTCCCGGCACACTTCCTCTTGGCCCAGTCAGATCCACCTCCCAACCTTCCCAATTGCCCTCAATTGGGCATCTGAGGCCCCACCCACTGCAGTAAAGACACGGAGctgtgtttaaattttattgttcacAGTGAAGATAAGGCCTGGGACTGAAAAACTAAGTCATAAAGTTCTACACTGGGAGACCCCATGGAGGAAGGCACTGAGGGAACCATCCCGACTCTCCATGGAACCTTCCTCTCTCAGGATCAGGAAGGTGCTCAGAGCTTGGAGAAGGTGACACTTTTTGTGTCCTTCTTCTCCATGGCTGCCTGGACCGACTTGATGATGTCCTGGGTCTGCAGCATGCTCATGTTCCAGGTGGCCTGAATCAGGGTGTGGGAGAGACCGGCAGGGCACCAATCAGAGGAGGGCATGCCTGTGCAGATTCCCTAGCTGATGGCTCTGGACCAGGGAGGGCCATGATTGGTGTAGGCAGGCCTTACCATGTAGTCAAGGCTCTCGTCCACAGAATGGTCTCGGGAGTAGATTAGGTTGATTTTTGACCCCTGCACAGCCACGGGGCTCTTGCTGGAAATCTCAGCTGCCAGGGCAAAGGCTGCATTCAACATGACGTCCTTATCTGGGAACACGCGGCTGCCAGGGAAGGAACAGGTAAGAGGgaccttctccctctcccctgtgGACGGCCAGGTGGCCTCAGAGAAAAGGGGAAACCCCAAACCATGGGCTCAGCCACAGGGTGATGCTCAGAGGAAGAAACAGCCGCTCTGAGAAAGGCCATTTGGACTCTGTGGTGAGGATACAGGAGACCATGGAGCCCCACCCTGGCCTGGACGGCCCTGTGTCCCTCCCTGCCACCAGCCAGTCGGGGGCCTACCTGACCAGTCCACTGTCCAGCGCCTCGTCAGCCATCATCTTCCGGGCGGTGAAGGTCAGCTCATTGACCAGGCTGCATAAGGGGGAGGGAGATCAGGAGCCGCTGTCATCCCGGCTCTGACCCCTCCTCTCCGGGTCACTGTCACCCCTCTCACCTCTGGTTCCCGATGACCTTGGGCAGCCGCTGCAGGGTTCCCACATCGGCAGCCAGACCGATATCCACCTCCTAGAGGGAAAGAGTTATCAGTGTTTGCTCTGCGTCTGCTACTGTTTCCACACAAGCTCAGTGCACCACCATCCACTGCCTGCAGAGGACTCAGCACCCTCCAGCTCAGACACTCTCAAGATGCCATTGCTACCTGGCCCCCCAGCTTGCTCACAAGGCCCTTTCCAGAACCCTGGGCTCTAGCCCGCCTCCTCCCCTCCCGGCACAGACGGTCATACTGCCGTCTGTGCATAGACCGCTAGCTCACTGATGGAAGTGCCCAGGATGACATCCTCTACAGCCGAGCCTGCGTCCGCTTTCAGTGCTGGGCAGTGCCAACTCAGAGCTTTTTTTCCACTCgcgccctctaccactgagctacatacacccacggcacccccacccccacccccaaccttctGACACGGTCTCCCTgggtagctcaggttggtctgTGTGACGGCTGGGCTCGTGTTTACTGTCAACCTGACAGAACCTAGAGATCAGCTCTGACGTgctatctttttttgttgttgttttgtttttagagacagggtttctctgtgtagccctggctgtcccggaactccctctgtagaccaggctggcctcaaactccggcCTCtgccttcagtgctgggattaaaggcgtgtgccatacatacatacatacatacatacatacatacatacacacacacacacacacacacacacacacacacacacacacacacccagcatgAGGGCGGTGAGGGCGGTGCATTAATTGACTGCATTAACTGATGCAGTCACTGTGGGCGGGACCCTGGCCTGGGGGGTCTGGGCACCAGCATGCACTGCTCTCTTTTGACGGCACTGGTAATGTGACAGCTGTGGCAAGCTCTCGTTGCCTTGACTTCCCCGCCACGATGGACTGTACCTGGAACTGTGGGCTAAGATAAACCCCTTCTCTGTGAActgcttttccattttattgcagcaacaggaaaagaaagcatgGCAACCCTCCactcactctacagcccaggctgcctcagtctctgaggctGAGGCTTACAGGTGTGCCTCTCCATGCCCCGCCTCATAAGGTGTGGTTCTTACAccttcttccaggaagccctcAGGACCAGCTGCCTTGTGCACTGTccctgcttgggggggggggggtggcattCTGTGGCTACCCTAGCACCACAAGGGTTCCGGGAGGGAAGAGCTCAGGAAGTGCCTCACCTTGACCTGGAAGAAAGCATCCTGGGCACAGTAGCGAATGTCACAGGCAGAGATGAGGTCCACACCTGGAAGGAAAAGGCCAGGGACAGTGAATAATGACAGGAACCAAGTCCTCCTCCCCAAACACGGGAACACAGCTGGGGACCAGGTCTACTGGCAACAGCTGGCTGAGGtcactgggtgggggtgggggtggggggtgcagagGGTTAGCAGCCTCACCTAGTGGTGGCCAGCCGCTACAGACTCACCCGCACCAACGCAGCCTCCGTGAATGGCAGCAATCACTGGCTTGGGGCACTAGAATGGAAAACGAGGGTTGGCGCCAACTCTGGCAGAGGCAGGGTAGGCAGGAGGGATGCCACCCAACCCTGAGTCACCTTCTCAATGACGGTGAAGGTCTTCTGGTATCTGCTGATGAGGTCACGGAGGTACCAGGCCATGCGCGCCACATCATCTCCTGGGGGCTGCAGGAGGCTTGCCATGTCCACGACGTCAATGCCTGGTGAGAAGGCATGAGGGGTTACTTAGCTTCCACGGCCCCGCTTACTACCCCGGCCAGGGCTCAGAACCCAGGAGCTGTGGGTCCAGACACAAACATCTCCACAACAGAGAAAGAAGCTCACGAAGGTCTGGGGTACCAGGGAGTTCCTGTAGGACACCAGAAATCtacttgttggtttgttttgcttaagacaaggtttctctgtgcagctcaggctgacctcgatTTAGAGTCTCCAAGTTTCAGCTTCCCCACTGCTGGGAATGTTGGTGTTCCCAAGAAAGACATTGTCCATGACCAGTAAACTATTCCTACACAGCTAGGGGGAGCCTGGGAGCCCCGTCTTCCAGCCCACGCAGAAAAAATAAGCAGTCCTTGCTGGTTTGTGGTcgtggaagagcacttgcctattaCTCGCCAGTGAGGTGGAGGGCATGGCCCTGTGCTAAAGTATTGGCTAAGAATTCACAAGTGAAgacctgggggtgtggctcagtgctgGAGCACCGGCCTAGAATGCAGAAGTCTTGGGTTCATCCtcaatgttttaaaaaccaaTCCAaaagccggggcggtggtggtgcacgcctttaatcccagcactcaggaggcagagccaggcattctctgagagttccaggccagcctgggctacagagcgagatccaggacaggctccaaagctacacagagaaaccctgtctcggggggaaaaagtccaaataaagacaaaatccTTCAACCGCATGCCtgaagcccagcacttgggaagcagaggtagaaggGATTGctttaagttcgaggccagcctggtctacatactgagttccaggacagcctgggctacagagtgcaaaacagtctcaaaataaataaactaaataaaccaGAGAGCGGC
The sequence above is drawn from the Peromyscus leucopus breed LL Stock chromosome 1, UCI_PerLeu_2.1, whole genome shotgun sequence genome and encodes:
- the Ech1 gene encoding delta(3,5)-Delta(2,4)-dienoyl-CoA isomerase, mitochondrial: MMTVSSTLRSLLMQQLRGTTQLYGNVSLRSLSSSAQEALKRAPEVSSDHNYESIQVTSAQKHVLHVQLSRPEKRNAMNRAFWREMVECFQKISEDSDCRAVVISGAGKMFTSGIDVVDMASLLQPPGDDVARMAWYLRDLISRYQKTFTVIEKCPKPVIAAIHGGCVGAGVDLISACDIRYCAQDAFFQVKEVDIGLAADVGTLQRLPKVIGNQSLVNELTFTARKMMADEALDSGLVSRVFPDKDVMLNAAFALAAEISSKSPVAVQGSKINLIYSRDHSVDESLDYMATWNMSMLQTQDIIKSVQAAMEKKDTKSVTFSKL